The Pseudoliparis swirei isolate HS2019 ecotype Mariana Trench chromosome 1, NWPU_hadal_v1, whole genome shotgun sequence genome has a window encoding:
- the LOC130203327 gene encoding CMP-N-acetylneuraminate-beta-galactosamide-alpha-2,3-sialyltransferase 1-like encodes MNAKVGVFISLLCVTGLCVFWRAEISSYFPPREERPCSCDRCSSDGETFMKRFNRFAEPLLSARHNLSEENFNWWRRLQSDGRSFSTYKDTVNKMFQVIPTRAEPEPSSPARCRTCAVVGNSANLKNSHFGPVIDFQSVVIRINKGRTKDFEADVGTRTTHRVMYPESAVDLDDTTRLVLFAFKILDLEWITKALSATFSGRSYAPIKSNIKANKDLVMVLNPAFMRYVHEVWLQRKGQYPSTGFMALILALHVCDEVHVFGYGADGDGNWSHYWEELRNKKIRTGGHPGLLEFALIEELDRNQIIKFYKGW; translated from the exons ATGAATGCCAAAGTGGGCGTGTTCATTTCCCTGCTGTGCGTGACGGGCCTCTGTGTGTTTTGGAGAGCAGAAATCTCCTCGTActtccctcctcgggaggagagGCCCTGTTCTTGTGACCGATGTTCATCTGACGGCGAGACGTTCATGAAGCGCTTCAACCGGTTTGCTGAGCCGCTTCTATCAGCACGACACAATCTGTCAGAGGAGAACTTCAACTGGTGGAGG CGCCTCCAGTCCGACGGCCGCAGCTTCAGCACCTACAAAGACACGGTGAACAAGATGTTTCAGGTGATCCCGACCCGCGCCGAGCCCGAACCCTCCAGCCCCGCCCGCTGCAGGACTTGTGCCGTGGTGGGGAACTCGGCTAATTTGAAGAATTCCCATTTCGGACCTGTCATAGATTTTCAAAGCGTCGTTATAAG AATTAACAAAGGTCGTACCAAAGACTTCGAGGCCGATGTTGGGACCAGAACAACTCACCGCGTCATGTATCCAGAGAGCGCCGTGGATCTCGATGACACCACGCGGCTGGTGCTCTTTGCCTTTAAGATCCTGGATCTGGAGTGGATCACCAAGGCCCTCAGCGCAACATTTTCCGGAAG ATCTTATGCACCAATTAAATCAAACATCAAGGCCAACAAGGATTtg GTGATGGTCCTGAACCCAGCGTTCATGAGGTATGTTCATGAAGTGTGGCTGCAGAGGAAGGGCCAGTATCCGTCCACTGGCTTCATGGCTTTGATTCTTGCGCTGCATGTCTGTGACGAG GTCCATGTGTTCGGCTACGGAGCAGACGGTGATGGGAACTGGAGTCATTACTGGGAAGAACTCAGGAACAAGAAGATAAGAACTGGAGGGCATCCTGGACTTTTAGAGTTTGCATTGATCGAGGAGCTTGATCGGAATCAAATAATAAAGTTTTATAAGGGGTGGTGA